One window from the genome of Acuticoccus sp. I52.16.1 encodes:
- a CDS encoding biotin/lipoyl-binding protein, whose translation MVPGLGHGRFEVATDNAYVRADVTSIAPRVNGYIVSTNVTDNATIEVGDVLFRIDDRD comes from the coding sequence GTGGTGCCGGGGCTCGGCCACGGCCGCTTCGAAGTCGCCACCGACAATGCCTATGTGCGCGCTGACGTGACCTCCATCGCGCCGCGGGTCAACGGCTACATCGTCTCGACGAACGTTACGGACAACGCGACGATAGAGGTCGGAGACGTGCTGTTCCGGATCGATGATCGGGACTAA
- a CDS encoding CBS domain-containing protein: protein MRRCSGSVARPQRSTTPILPENDMRVSQLESKTLARLVTMDVGAPAHVAARALMRPGAGLAVICRTTGHAAGVLSKSDLVRHLADGRPHDTTVAALMTQPFVSCSAHDDIAAALQTMVLRGVQNVPVLDEALRPIGILDARDAMQALIDEDAIQERLLTDYIAGVGYR from the coding sequence ATGCGGCGCTGCTCCGGCAGCGTCGCTCGGCCACAGCGCAGCACCACACCAATCCTTCCGGAGAACGACATGCGCGTTTCGCAACTCGAATCGAAGACGCTCGCCCGACTCGTCACGATGGATGTCGGTGCTCCTGCGCATGTCGCGGCGCGTGCCCTCATGCGCCCCGGTGCCGGGCTCGCCGTGATTTGCCGCACCACCGGCCATGCGGCCGGCGTTCTCTCGAAGTCGGACCTCGTGCGCCATCTGGCCGACGGCAGACCACACGACACCACCGTCGCAGCGCTCATGACCCAGCCGTTCGTCTCATGTTCGGCGCATGACGATATCGCTGCCGCCTTGCAGACGATGGTGCTGCGCGGAGTCCAGAACGTTCCCGTCCTGGACGAAGCTCTGCGACCGATCGGCATCCTCGACGCACGAGACGCCATGCAGGCCCTGATCGACGAGGACGCGATCCAGGAACGTCTGCTGACCGATTATATTGCCGGCGTCGGCTATCGCTGA
- a CDS encoding carboxymuconolactone decarboxylase family protein translates to MDTHANTKVDETAPTGPAQRLDYAALAPQLLKKLTELNVAVADSAIEQPIRDLVEIRASQMNGCTFCIDMHVKMAKIHGERELRLHHVAGWRESHLFTPRERACLAWTEVLTRISDGGVPDAVYERVRSQLSEKEIADLTFVIVAINAWNRLNVGFRPVPGALDKTYGLTRAGLN, encoded by the coding sequence ATGGACACGCACGCGAATACCAAAGTGGACGAGACCGCACCGACCGGCCCCGCCCAACGCCTCGACTACGCCGCCCTGGCGCCGCAGCTTCTGAAGAAGCTGACGGAGCTCAACGTCGCGGTCGCCGACAGCGCGATCGAACAGCCGATCCGCGACCTCGTCGAGATCCGCGCCTCGCAGATGAACGGCTGCACCTTCTGCATCGACATGCATGTGAAGATGGCGAAAATCCACGGCGAGCGGGAGCTGCGCCTGCACCACGTCGCCGGGTGGCGCGAATCGCACCTCTTCACCCCACGCGAGCGCGCTTGCCTCGCCTGGACGGAGGTGCTCACCCGGATCTCCGATGGCGGCGTCCCGGACGCGGTCTACGAGCGCGTCCGGAGCCAGTTATCGGAGAAGGAGATCGCCGATCTCACCTTCGTCATCGTCGCCATCAACGCGTGGAACCGTCTCAATGTCGGTTTCCGACCGGTGCCCGGCGCCCTGGACAAGACGTACGGCCTGACGAGGGCCGGCCTCAACTGA